In the genome of Nasonia vitripennis strain AsymCx chromosome 1 unlocalized genomic scaffold, Nvit_psr_1.1 chr1_random0012, whole genome shotgun sequence, one region contains:
- the LOC116415898 gene encoding dihydropteridine reductase-like, with amino-acid sequence MNRKWMPKADTTTWTPLEFISELFWKWSQKQERPINGSLLQLVTKDNKTEVIPA; translated from the exons ATGAATCGCAAATGGATGCCAAAAGCTGATACTACAACTTGGACTCCTTTGGAATTCATTTCCGA ACTCTTCTGGAAATGGTCACAAAAACAAGAAAGACCCATCAATGGCAGTCTCTTACAGTTAGTAACCAAAGATAACAAGACAGAAGTTATTCCTGCCTAA